In Fusobacterium varium, the following are encoded in one genomic region:
- a CDS encoding methionyl-tRNA formyltransferase encodes MRILFMGTPDFAVPCFDILNKEYDIIGAFTKVDKPNMRGKKIKYTPVKEYALANNIPVYQPNSLKTEETYNLIKELNPDLIVVVAYGKIIPKEIIELPKLGIINVHSSLLPKYRGAAPINAALIHGEEKTGVSIMHIAEELDAGDVILTGETEITDEDTFLTLHDRLMEIGAEKLLEAVKLIEKGEAPRTVQNHSEATFVKPFRKEDCKINWNLTEREIFNMVRGMNPFPSAYTMLDDKIFKIYGVKENFKKYEDGEVGEIVDTIKGKGVVVKTGNGSVILTEVKPENKKLLSGADILNGNILKKGDKFN; translated from the coding sequence ATGAGAATATTATTTATGGGAACTCCAGATTTTGCAGTTCCATGTTTTGATATTTTAAATAAAGAGTATGATATAATAGGAGCTTTCACTAAAGTTGATAAGCCTAATATGAGAGGGAAGAAGATAAAATATACTCCTGTAAAAGAGTATGCTTTAGCTAATAATATCCCTGTATATCAACCAAATAGTTTAAAGACAGAGGAAACATATAATCTTATAAAAGAGTTAAATCCAGATTTAATAGTAGTTGTTGCCTATGGAAAAATCATTCCAAAAGAGATAATAGAACTACCTAAATTAGGGATTATAAATGTTCACTCTTCACTTCTGCCAAAATATAGAGGAGCAGCTCCAATAAATGCTGCTTTGATACATGGAGAGGAGAAAACAGGGGTAAGTATAATGCATATAGCTGAGGAGTTAGATGCTGGAGATGTTATTCTTACTGGAGAAACAGAGATTACTGATGAGGATACATTCTTAACTCTTCATGACAGATTGATGGAGATAGGAGCTGAAAAATTACTAGAAGCAGTTAAATTAATAGAGAAAGGTGAAGCTCCAAGAACAGTTCAAAATCACTCTGAAGCTACATTTGTAAAACCTTTTAGAAAAGAGGATTGTAAAATTAATTGGAATTTAACAGAGAGAGAGATTTTTAATATGGTAAGGGGAATGAATCCATTTCCAAGTGCTTATACTATGTTAGATGATAAGATATTCAAAATCTATGGAGTAAAAGAAAACTTCAAAAAGTATGAAGATGGAGAAGTTGGAGAGATTGTAGATACAATTAAAGGAAAAGGTGTAGTTGTAAAAACTGGTAATGGAAGTGTTATTCTTACAGAGGTTAAACCAGAAAATAAAAAGCTTTTAAGTGGAGCTGATATTTTAAATGGTAATATTTTGAAAAAGGGAGATAAGTTTAATTAA
- a CDS encoding PTS sugar transporter subunit IIA, which translates to MINVVKITDYMSEDLISLKLKSKNKDDVLMELADLIAVSPDVHNEENVIYKALIEREKLGSTGIGKGVAIPHAKTDAADRLTIAFGISKEKIDFKSLDNESVNIFFVFASPMKDSQVYLKVLARISRLIREEEFRNELLACKTPAEVIECINKKETV; encoded by the coding sequence ATGATCAATGTTGTAAAAATTACTGATTATATGTCAGAAGATTTAATATCTCTTAAATTAAAATCAAAAAATAAGGATGATGTTTTAATGGAACTAGCAGATCTTATTGCTGTTTCTCCAGATGTTCATAATGAAGAAAATGTTATTTATAAAGCATTAATTGAAAGAGAAAAATTAGGTAGTACAGGAATTGGAAAGGGAGTAGCAATTCCACATGCTAAAACTGATGCTGCTGATAGACTGACAATAGCTTTCGGAATAAGTAAAGAGAAGATAGATTTTAAATCATTGGACAATGAAAGTGTAAACATATTTTTTGTTTTTGCTTCTCCAATGAAAGATAGCCAAGTGTATTTAAAAGTATTAGCTAGAATATCAAGGCTTATAAGAGAAGAGGAGTTTAGAAATGAGCTATTAGCTTGCAAAACACCAGCTGAGGTAATAGAGTGTATAAATAAAAAAGAAACTGTATAG
- the recO gene encoding DNA repair protein RecO: MKLFDCRGIIINKSDFGEADRYITIFTENFGKISVLLKGIRKSKTREQSSADVLTLSKFTFYKKGENFILTNILTLDAYREIKENIENLYISLYFLSILNSILVENNRKKTLFSITEKTLNFLKDNNDMKKNYILIIFYLYTLVKEEGLNFSLGNGEFFSFEGNGFFQEEKRYSYKVNKIEKEIIEKVVNKRIKDIINGEYPLKDIKNVTLLFERYLNFHLGTEFKLKNYLMGVE, translated from the coding sequence ATGAAACTATTTGATTGTAGAGGAATAATAATAAATAAAAGTGATTTTGGAGAGGCAGATAGATATATTACAATTTTTACAGAGAATTTTGGAAAGATAAGTGTTTTGTTAAAGGGAATTAGAAAAAGCAAAACCAGAGAACAAAGTTCAGCTGATGTATTAACTCTTTCAAAATTTACCTTTTATAAAAAGGGAGAAAATTTTATACTGACTAATATTTTAACTTTAGATGCTTACAGAGAGATTAAAGAGAATATAGAGAATCTATATATTAGTTTGTATTTTCTATCTATTTTAAATTCAATACTTGTTGAAAATAATAGAAAAAAAACTCTATTTAGTATAACTGAAAAAACTCTGAATTTTTTAAAAGATAATAATGATATGAAAAAAAATTATATTTTAATTATCTTTTATTTGTATACTTTAGTAAAAGAAGAGGGATTAAATTTTAGCTTAGGAAATGGAGAGTTTTTCTCCTTTGAAGGAAATGGATTTTTTCAAGAGGAGAAAAGGTATTCATATAAAGTTAATAAGATAGAGAAAGAGATAATTGAAAAAGTTGTTAATAAAAGGATAAAAGATATAATCAATGGCGAATATCCTTTAAAAGATATAAAAAATGTAACACTCCTTTTTGAAAGATATTTAAACTTTCATCTAGGAACAGAATTTAAATTAAAAAATTATTTAATGGGGGTAGAATAA
- a CDS encoding ACT domain-containing protein → MDPAGKREFYIVDKRILPNSIQSVIKVNDLVQHSKMSKYEAIKKVGISRSTYYKYKDYIKPFFESGKDKVFSIHMSLIDKPGILAKILEIIATEDMNILTIVQNIAIDGVAKSTISIQTTENMLRKIEGMLERITEVDGVKELRIIGSN, encoded by the coding sequence ATAGATCCAGCAGGGAAGAGAGAGTTTTACATAGTAGACAAGAGAATACTGCCTAACTCTATTCAAAGTGTAATCAAAGTTAATGATCTTGTTCAACATAGCAAAATGTCAAAATATGAAGCTATAAAAAAAGTAGGAATAAGTAGAAGTACTTACTACAAATATAAAGATTATATCAAACCATTTTTTGAAAGTGGAAAAGATAAGGTATTCAGTATTCATATGTCACTTATAGATAAACCAGGAATACTTGCTAAGATATTAGAAATCATTGCAACTGAAGATATGAATATACTAACTATAGTTCAAAATATAGCTATAGATGGAGTAGCAAAATCAACAATCTCTATCCAAACAACAGAAAATATGTTAAGAAAAATAGAGGGAATGCTTGAGAGAATAACTGAAGTTGATGGAGTAAAAGAGTTAAGAATTATAGGAAGTAACTAA
- the folD gene encoding bifunctional methylenetetrahydrofolate dehydrogenase/methenyltetrahydrofolate cyclohydrolase FolD yields MILDGKKTSSQIKEEIKEELKKIKEKIGKVPGLAIVLVGENPASKIYVNSKIKGCAELGFESFAHYLPENVTEEDLLNVIRDLNADEKVDGILVQLPLPKHIDEKKVVETIAFSKDVDGFKPENMGLLFLGDKNSIKPCTPSGIVELFKRYELEVEGKDVVIIGRSNIVGKPMAGFFINEGATVTICNSKTKNLAEKLKGADIIVAAMGVAKFVKADMVKDGAVIIDVGINRTAEGLFGDVDFENVAPKCSWITPVPGGVGPMTVAMLFKNTLSAFKRNKKLV; encoded by the coding sequence ATGATACTAGATGGAAAAAAGACTTCTTCTCAGATAAAAGAGGAGATAAAAGAAGAGCTTAAAAAAATAAAAGAAAAGATAGGGAAAGTTCCAGGACTAGCAATAGTTTTAGTAGGGGAAAATCCTGCTTCTAAAATATATGTAAATTCTAAAATTAAAGGTTGTGCAGAGTTAGGATTTGAAAGTTTTGCACATTATCTTCCTGAAAATGTAACTGAAGAAGATCTTTTAAATGTTATAAGAGATCTAAATGCTGATGAAAAAGTAGATGGTATTTTAGTACAACTTCCTCTTCCTAAACATATAGATGAGAAAAAAGTAGTTGAAACAATAGCTTTCTCAAAAGATGTAGATGGATTTAAACCAGAAAATATGGGGTTACTTTTCTTAGGAGATAAAAACTCTATAAAACCTTGTACTCCTTCTGGAATAGTTGAACTATTTAAAAGATATGAATTAGAAGTAGAAGGAAAAGATGTTGTAATAATAGGAAGAAGTAATATTGTAGGGAAACCTATGGCAGGATTTTTCATAAATGAGGGAGCAACAGTAACTATATGTAATAGTAAAACAAAAAATCTAGCTGAAAAATTAAAAGGGGCAGATATTATTGTAGCAGCTATGGGAGTAGCAAAATTTGTAAAAGCTGACATGGTAAAAGATGGGGCTGTTATCATTGATGTAGGAATAAATAGAACAGCAGAGGGACTTTTTGGAGATGTAGATTTTGAAAATGTAGCTCCAAAATGTAGCTGGATAACTCCTGTTCCTGGAGGGGTAGGACCAATGACTGTAGCTATGCTTTTTAAGAATACACTATCTGCATTTAAGAGAAATAAGAAACTTGTATAA
- the nrdR gene encoding transcriptional repressor NrdR, whose product MKCPFCNSEDTKVIDSRSFMDGYSIKRRRECIKCEKRFTTFEKVEETPLYVVKKDKRRDKFDRNKLMRGLVAATVKRNISRESLETFVLEIEKNIQNSLKAEITTKELGEMVMEKLKKIDQVAYVRFASVYKEFKDIKSFIEIVEDINKDNNKDKKDD is encoded by the coding sequence ATGAAGTGTCCATTTTGTAATTCAGAAGATACAAAAGTAATTGACAGTAGATCGTTTATGGACGGGTATTCAATCAAAAGACGTCGTGAATGTATTAAATGTGAAAAAAGATTTACAACTTTTGAAAAGGTAGAGGAAACTCCTCTTTATGTTGTAAAAAAAGACAAAAGAAGAGACAAATTTGATAGAAATAAATTGATGAGAGGACTTGTCGCTGCTACAGTTAAGAGAAATATAAGTAGAGAAAGTTTAGAAACATTTGTTCTAGAGATTGAAAAAAATATTCAAAACTCTTTAAAAGCTGAGATTACAACAAAAGAACTTGGAGAGATGGTAATGGAGAAATTGAAAAAAATTGACCAAGTTGCCTATGTAAGATTTGCTTCAGTATATAAAGAGTTCAAAGATATAAAATCTTTTATTGAAATAGTAGAAGATATAAATAAAGATAATAATAAAGATAAAAAGGATGATTAA
- a CDS encoding HlyC/CorC family transporter yields MDTYQNIVLLVGLILLSGFFSASETALTSFRSIHLEKLEDGKHEKQVSLLKKWLKNPNEMLTGLLLGNNIVNIWASSIATVVTVNLMGNSSKSVAIATIIMTIIILIFGEITPKIIAKNQSLKIAGVVIVIIYWFSFIAKPIIKILIGISKFIGRMLGIDLTDETLMITEEDIISFVNVGEAEGVIEEDEKEMIHSIVGFGETTAKEVMTPRTSMLAFEGSKTIDDVWYELIDNGFSRIPVYEDTIDNIIGVLYIKDIMNSLKDGNTNVPIKNFIRPGYFVPETKSIIEILKEFRTLKVHIALVLDEYGGIVGLLTIEDLIEEIVGEIRDEFDTEEEEFITQIDENSYEVDAMIDIETLDKELDIKLPDSDDYESLGGLIITELGRVASVGDELTIDGVKLRVLEVNKMRVSKVYIEKEQTLDD; encoded by the coding sequence GTGGACACGTATCAAAATATTGTGTTGCTTGTGGGTTTAATTTTATTGTCAGGTTTTTTCTCAGCTTCTGAGACTGCTTTAACTTCTTTTAGAAGTATTCATTTAGAGAAGTTAGAGGATGGGAAGCATGAAAAACAGGTTAGTCTTTTAAAAAAATGGTTGAAAAATCCAAATGAGATGCTTACTGGATTATTATTGGGAAATAACATAGTAAACATTTGGGCTTCTTCAATAGCAACAGTTGTAACTGTAAATTTAATGGGAAATTCAAGTAAATCTGTAGCTATCGCCACTATTATTATGACTATAATAATACTAATTTTTGGAGAGATCACTCCAAAGATTATAGCTAAAAATCAATCTTTGAAGATAGCTGGAGTGGTAATAGTAATAATTTATTGGTTCAGTTTTATAGCTAAACCTATTATTAAGATACTTATTGGAATTTCTAAATTTATAGGAAGAATGTTAGGTATTGATTTAACAGATGAAACATTGATGATAACAGAAGAGGATATAATCTCTTTTGTAAATGTTGGTGAAGCTGAAGGTGTAATAGAAGAGGATGAAAAAGAGATGATTCATTCTATAGTTGGGTTTGGAGAAACTACAGCTAAAGAGGTAATGACACCTAGAACATCAATGCTTGCATTTGAAGGAAGCAAGACTATTGATGATGTTTGGTATGAGTTAATAGATAATGGTTTTTCAAGAATTCCAGTATATGAAGATACTATTGATAATATAATAGGGGTATTATATATCAAAGATATTATGAATAGCTTAAAAGATGGAAATACTAATGTGCCTATTAAAAACTTTATAAGACCTGGATATTTCGTACCAGAAACAAAATCTATAATAGAGATTTTAAAAGAGTTTAGAACATTGAAAGTTCATATTGCTCTTGTACTTGATGAGTATGGTGGAATAGTGGGACTTCTAACTATTGAAGATTTGATAGAAGAGATAGTTGGAGAAATTAGAGATGAATTTGATACAGAAGAGGAAGAATTTATAACTCAAATAGATGAAAATAGTTATGAAGTAGACGCTATGATAGATATAGAAACTTTAGACAAAGAGTTAGATATAAAACTTCCAGATTCAGATGATTATGAAAGTTTAGGTGGGCTTATTATCACTGAGCTTGGTAGAGTAGCTAGTGTAGGAGATGAGCTTACAATAGATGGAGTAAAATTAAGAGTTTTAGAAGTAAATAAAATGAGAGTTTCTAAAGTATACATTGAAAAGGAGCAAACACTAGATGATTAA
- a CDS encoding DUF502 domain-containing protein, whose translation MIKHLKNYFYAGLFSLLPLVLTAYIFNWIMGLVLIVLNDSFVTIIIKNIILNLVGEEDYIFYFQILTYILSLITMIMFICIVGFTLKLVFFAKIAKKAKQFLGKIPFINQIYSTISQIIDIVKSDRSTTYQKVVAVEYPRRGIYSIGFLTADKNETLERATGIEKMYNIFIPTSPNPTSGMFIIANAKDVHILDIKIDDAVKLIISGGVITPEKHGIKDEENELIENNEK comes from the coding sequence ATGATTAAACATTTAAAGAATTATTTTTATGCAGGTCTTTTTTCACTGCTACCTTTAGTATTGACAGCATATATTTTTAATTGGATAATGGGACTTGTATTAATAGTTTTAAATGATTCTTTTGTAACTATAATTATAAAAAATATAATTTTAAATCTTGTGGGAGAAGAGGATTATATCTTCTATTTTCAAATTTTGACATACATATTATCTTTAATAACTATGATAATGTTTATATGTATTGTTGGTTTTACTTTGAAACTTGTGTTTTTTGCTAAAATTGCAAAAAAAGCAAAACAATTTTTAGGCAAGATACCTTTTATTAATCAAATTTATTCAACAATTAGTCAAATAATAGATATTGTAAAATCTGATAGATCAACTACTTATCAAAAGGTAGTAGCTGTGGAGTATCCTAGAAGAGGAATATATAGTATAGGATTTTTAACAGCTGATAAAAATGAAACTTTAGAGAGAGCAACAGGGATAGAAAAAATGTATAATATTTTTATTCCAACATCTCCAAATCCAACATCTGGAATGTTTATAATTGCTAATGCTAAAGATGTACATATATTAGATATTAAAATAGATGATGCAGTAAAACTTATAATTTCAGGTGGAGTTATTACTCCTGAAAAACATGGAATAAAAGATGAAGAGAATGAATTAATTGAAAATAATGAAAAATAG
- the mreC gene encoding rod shape-determining protein MreC, which translates to MLKNDKTSGKKTKILILFICIILILFFFRGVINNVVDEAGTIFFPIQKTIYNTGNYFKETSYAVTEYKHILEENKRLKNENVKLDMAIEFNKTLVEENKRLQELLKMKETVPLDLRVAKVNFRSPSNLYERFYINLGTKDGMQKNMIVLAGKTLIGKIGKVYEDYSLVDMVTGENFNLSVLTESQMLGIAKGSDEGTGELYFEPNTFENTLQLGEKVYTSGISEIYPKGLYVGYISEIDQDESQIFRSIKIKTDLDILNLNEVLVIVPKEEKEK; encoded by the coding sequence ATGTTAAAAAATGATAAAACTTCAGGAAAAAAAACAAAGATACTTATTTTATTTATTTGTATAATTTTAATTTTATTTTTTTTTAGAGGTGTAATTAATAATGTAGTAGATGAAGCTGGAACAATTTTCTTTCCAATTCAAAAAACTATATACAATACAGGTAATTATTTCAAAGAAACTTCTTATGCAGTTACAGAGTATAAACATATTCTAGAAGAAAATAAAAGATTAAAAAATGAAAATGTTAAATTAGATATGGCAATAGAGTTTAATAAAACTTTAGTTGAAGAGAACAAAAGGTTACAAGAATTACTTAAAATGAAAGAAACAGTGCCTTTAGATTTAAGAGTAGCCAAAGTGAATTTTAGAAGTCCAAGTAATTTATATGAGAGATTTTATATAAATTTGGGTACAAAAGATGGAATGCAAAAGAATATGATTGTTTTAGCAGGAAAGACACTTATTGGAAAGATAGGTAAAGTTTATGAAGATTACTCTTTAGTTGATATGGTTACAGGAGAAAATTTCAATTTAAGTGTTTTAACTGAAAGTCAGATGCTTGGAATAGCTAAGGGTAGTGACGAAGGAACTGGAGAACTATATTTTGAGCCAAATACTTTTGAAAATACGCTTCAATTAGGAGAAAAGGTATATACTTCTGGAATAAGTGAGATCTATCCAAAGGGATTATATGTAGGTTATATCTCTGAAATTGACCAAGATGAGAGCCAAATCTTTAGAAGTATAAAGATAAAAACAGACTTAGATATTTTAAATCTGAATGAAGTACTTGTAATAGTTCCAAAGGAAGAAAAGGAGAAATAG
- a CDS encoding CBS domain-containing protein, with product MKKVRDVINREVQTITRETLVGEIVSIMKEKRLGKLPVLDGEKIVGVVTRDDILVKQGKSPVPPVIAFWEIMIALPNSKGFKEKMKKFISFKAEDIMEKDFYTADIDADLEGVVSEMLDKGYNYALVLENEKLVGIVTKSDLINKCY from the coding sequence ATGAAGAAAGTAAGAGATGTAATCAATAGAGAGGTTCAAACAATAACAAGAGAAACATTAGTTGGAGAGATAGTTTCAATAATGAAAGAGAAAAGATTGGGAAAATTACCAGTTTTAGATGGAGAGAAAATTGTTGGAGTAGTAACTAGAGATGACATTTTAGTAAAACAAGGAAAATCACCAGTGCCACCAGTAATAGCTTTTTGGGAAATAATGATAGCTTTACCAAATAGCAAAGGGTTTAAAGAAAAAATGAAAAAATTTATATCATTTAAAGCTGAAGATATAATGGAAAAAGACTTCTATACTGCAGATATAGATGCTGACTTAGAAGGAGTAGTAAGTGAGATGTTGGATAAGGGATATAATTATGCTTTAGTTTTAGAAAATGAAAAATTAGTTGGAATAGTCACTAAGAGTGACTTAATAAATAAATGTTATTAA
- a CDS encoding DUF3298 and DUF4163 domain-containing protein, whose amino-acid sequence MKRLKGVIILLILLFTACGVEKEKGKEKEIEKLEYKGTTNNYKYNLVIPQISNVQSEDISYFNLSLQENARLIIDELLESTEDLKQSTPYEAEMSYEVKENSFGITSILLKIYTYTGGAHGNTTLETYNIGDKDLKLINFETFFNENAKSYFELKINDAIANREKVKNINGDEVIFFEEPEINIKNAVMYFEGDSVKFVFPLYDLAPYSSGMPIFKFSKDEIKKYMK is encoded by the coding sequence ATGAAAAGATTAAAAGGAGTAATAATATTATTAATACTGTTATTTACTGCTTGTGGTGTTGAAAAAGAAAAGGGGAAAGAGAAAGAAATTGAGAAGTTAGAGTATAAGGGGACGACAAATAATTATAAATATAATTTAGTTATTCCTCAAATTTCAAATGTACAAAGTGAAGATATATCTTACTTTAATCTTTCTTTACAAGAAAATGCTAGACTTATAATAGATGAACTTTTAGAAAGTACAGAAGATCTAAAACAAAGTACACCTTATGAAGCAGAGATGAGTTATGAAGTAAAGGAAAATAGTTTTGGAATAACTTCAATATTATTAAAAATTTATACTTATACTGGTGGAGCTCATGGAAATACAACTTTAGAAACATATAATATAGGAGATAAAGATCTAAAACTTATTAATTTTGAAACTTTCTTTAATGAAAATGCAAAAAGTTATTTTGAGTTGAAAATAAACGATGCCATAGCAAACAGGGAAAAAGTAAAAAATATTAATGGAGATGAGGTTATTTTCTTTGAAGAACCAGAGATAAATATAAAAAATGCTGTAATGTATTTTGAAGGAGATAGTGTAAAATTTGTATTTCCTCTTTATGATCTTGCTCCATACTCAAGTGGAATGCCTATATTTAAGTTTAGTAAGGATGAAATAAAAAAATATATGAAGTAA
- a CDS encoding M20/M25/M40 family metallo-hydrolase — MVNREKVTSRFIDMVKISSPSLKEREIGDYLLKTLKELGLEAYEDNAGKENGGNCGNIVGILRAPNKKKVLFSSHMDTVLPCDKVTPIIEDNIIKTDGTSVLGGDDKGGIAAILEMLRVIKENNLDHPEIIVVFSIAEEIGLRGARAFEIEKYSPDFSYILDSSGKPGEAIVQAPHSAKGEIKIIGKPAHAGINPEDGINAFTVAAHAVSKLRLGRIDKETTSNIGIVKGGEAVNIVMPEISMMYEARSFDGEKLDNLLKETNDIFEEVAKEFGAKVENKVKKGYAGFKLNEDLEIINHLKKACEKINLKCELKSSGGGSDANVYNAKGYVAVNLAVGMSKVHTTEEYIQIDDLVEMSRLALEIIKELAKC, encoded by the coding sequence ATGGTTAATAGAGAGAAGGTAACTTCTAGATTTATAGATATGGTAAAAATTTCATCTCCATCTTTAAAAGAGAGAGAGATAGGAGATTATCTTTTAAAGACTTTAAAAGAGCTAGGGTTAGAAGCTTATGAGGATAATGCAGGAAAGGAAAATGGAGGAAATTGTGGTAATATAGTTGGAATATTAAGAGCTCCAAATAAGAAAAAAGTTCTTTTTAGTTCACATATGGACACAGTATTACCTTGTGACAAAGTAACTCCTATAATAGAAGATAATATTATAAAAACTGATGGAACTTCTGTTTTAGGTGGAGATGACAAAGGTGGAATAGCTGCTATTTTAGAGATGCTTAGAGTGATAAAAGAAAATAATCTTGATCATCCAGAAATTATAGTTGTTTTCTCTATTGCTGAAGAGATAGGACTACGTGGTGCTAGAGCTTTTGAAATAGAAAAATACTCACCAGATTTCTCTTATATTCTTGATTCAAGTGGAAAACCAGGGGAAGCAATAGTTCAAGCTCCTCATTCTGCAAAGGGAGAGATAAAAATTATTGGTAAACCAGCTCATGCAGGAATAAATCCAGAAGATGGAATAAATGCCTTTACAGTAGCTGCTCATGCTGTATCAAAATTAAGATTAGGAAGAATTGACAAGGAAACAACTTCAAATATTGGTATAGTAAAAGGTGGAGAAGCTGTAAATATAGTTATGCCAGAAATCTCAATGATGTATGAGGCTAGAAGTTTTGATGGGGAAAAACTTGATAATCTATTAAAAGAAACTAACGATATTTTTGAAGAAGTTGCAAAAGAGTTTGGAGCTAAAGTAGAAAATAAAGTAAAAAAAGGTTATGCAGGATTTAAATTAAATGAAGATTTAGAAATAATTAATCATTTGAAAAAAGCTTGTGAAAAAATCAATTTAAAATGTGAATTAAAATCTTCTGGTGGTGGAAGTGATGCTAATGTGTATAATGCTAAAGGTTATGTTGCTGTAAACTTAGCTGTGGGAATGTCAAAAGTACATACAACAGAAGAGTATATTCAAATAGATGATTTAGTTGAGATGTCTAGATTAGCACTTGAAATAATAAAGGAATTAGCTAAATGTTAA
- the accB gene encoding acetyl-CoA carboxylase biotin carboxyl carrier protein yields the protein MKIDLKMIKDLAESIEKYNLNEVVVESEGAKVTLKKENKVVQPEQVIVAKTPAVTAAVDFVQEEVAPKQEEVKEEVEGEVITSPMVGTFYKSSAPGNPPFVAEGQSVSSGETLCIIEAMKLMNEVKAHKNCTIVKILVGDGELVKKGDKLFVIK from the coding sequence ATGAAAATAGATTTAAAAATGATAAAGGACTTAGCAGAAAGTATTGAAAAGTATAATTTAAATGAAGTGGTAGTTGAAAGTGAAGGGGCAAAGGTAACTTTAAAAAAAGAGAATAAAGTAGTTCAACCAGAACAAGTTATAGTGGCTAAAACTCCAGCAGTTACAGCAGCTGTTGACTTTGTTCAAGAGGAGGTAGCTCCAAAACAAGAGGAAGTTAAGGAAGAGGTAGAGGGAGAAGTTATTACATCACCAATGGTAGGAACATTCTATAAATCTTCAGCTCCAGGAAACCCACCATTTGTAGCTGAGGGACAAAGTGTATCTTCAGGAGAAACTTTATGTATAATAGAAGCTATGAAATTAATGAATGAAGTAAAAGCACATAAAAATTGTACTATAGTAAAAATCCTAGTAGGAGATGGAGAACTTGTTAAAAAAGGAGACAAGTTATTTGTAATAAAATAA